Within the Trachemys scripta elegans isolate TJP31775 chromosome 4, CAS_Tse_1.0, whole genome shotgun sequence genome, the region AtggtcccttccctgaagagattactttcacccctgcttgtcgcccattcccagcttctggctaacagaggctagggacaccatccctgtccatcctggctaatagccattgatggacctgtcctccatgaatttatttagttcttttttgaaccctgttatagtcttggccttcacaacatcctctggcaaggaattccacagggtgactgtgcgttgtgtgaaaaaatacttccttttgtttgttttaaacctgctgcctattaatttcatttggtgaaccctagttcttgtgttatgagaaggagaaaataacacttccttttttactttctccacaccagtcatggttttatagacctctatcatatcccccccttagtcgtcttttttccaagctgaaaaatcccagtcttattaatctctcctcatatggcagccattccatacccctaatcatttttgttgcccttttctgaaccttttccaattccaaaccCTTTCTAAAGGCTGTTCTGTTTGGCACCTAGATTCCCATGGTCCCTGAGGACCATTCTTATAACTGGGAACCAGCTGAATGCAGCGTCATCCCAACCATGTCCCCTTTCATCTGGCTACCTGCCCCCTATGTGGTATGGAACCCCTATACCAACCCAGCGCTATCAGAGGAGTTCTCCATTCCGGGGCGGGGGAGGTATCTTCAAGTGGCTCTTTATGCtgggtttatggctgctttgtaCCAATGCCTTGGCAGGACCGAGGATCTTGCTAAATGGTTTAAGCCCTGCTCCAACTAGAACCAaatcagagttttgccattgacatcaactgGAGCAAGATCATGCCCAATGTACAGTGAACCCACACAACTTCAAATTGTCCCTGTAGATTAAATAGAGCAAACATTATCCTTATGGCATATTGGTTGAAGCACTTAAAGAGTTGTTACATCCAATACCTTGAATGAGGTTTGTAACCTGTTATTTTTGATGGCTCCTTTTGTTTAAACAGAGATGGGAGATTTCAACAATTGAGGTTAGGATGGGTGGTTGATGTAAATATTTAAGTGGTTTGAGGGAAACCAGTTCAAAACATCAAGGAGAGTTAGACAATCTTGAGTAATATAAACAGTCACATGTGGGACAAGCATATTCAACAAAATTAGGTGTCCAGTAAAACTAGTTTCACCACTGCTTGCTCTGCCTCATCTCTGAAATTGAGTTCTGAGTCATGGCCCTTAGCTGATGTAATTAGAATTTACTAGCGGGTGCCTGGCTGTATGTTCAGCAGCATAAACAACAGAGCAAGGAGCAGTGCGGACCTGGAGAACACAAGACTCTGTTGATTGCACTGTAAGTAATGTTTTTTCCCTTGGAGAATTATAATCCATGTTCCCTGTGCTACATGCAGGTTGGTTCATGGAGAATCAGTTGTGGAATTATTCCATCCACACGCTGGTTGCTTTTGTTCAATctcaacctttttaaaaaaaaaaatctgcgctACAGAACCTCTTTGTGTGGAATAGCTCCTTTCAGATAAACTGTATCTCCAAATGTTTTAAGTAGTTAAATAATACAAGAGTCATGGTACCAAATGTCACATGTGGCATAAAGAGATTGTATAGTGAATACATTAAAGTGTTATGCCGCAAGTCcaaggcagagggagagagaaaagggaggcTGATGTAAGTAGGAAAAGATATGATTTAACGTGAAACTtcgagagagggagagagagctgatGAGGCAGAGGATTACTCAAAGGCTTCTGGAGATTGCAGCGCTGGGTAGAGAAGGTTCTTGCACCAGCATTAGAGGAAGTGCCTGGAGGCAGAGTCTGGAAAAGCAgactgagagagagaagctggagtAAGCCTGAAATGCTGTAAGATCAATTAGGACAAATTTAAATGTGTTGCTGACAAGACAGAGGAGTCATGGTGGGTTTGCTATAGGTGTACCTCCTAACATTCTGAGATGGCTGGATTTTGGAGAACTGGGGCTTTGATGGAATATGGTGGAGGAAAATGCCATGGGCAAGGTGAGAATTGATGGAGGCAATCAAATTAAGTCGAAGAGAGGTGCCCAGTTCCCATTGAACGTCAACATTGGACACATaactaactccctttgaaaatcccagacacTATGTTTGTTCATTCagggtattttattttaaaaacatatcccCTGGATGGAGTGGCTACTGGGCATATTGGGTTTATATATAAGCAAGActcttatttactttttatttggtCTGTTGACCAAAACCCAGACACCAAATACTAGCACAGTTTGTGCCCAATTATGTCATTTCAGTATTTAAAGATGCTGTTACCACAGGTACATTGACACTGACAATTCCCACCCACTTTGGAAAACCCTCTCCTGTTGTTTTGGTTGCTACTGTCCTTTTCCATTGGTTCTGTTTATTCAGAGTTCCACTATTTGTAATTTCTCAAGATTTTTCCAGTTCAGCATCATCACCTCCACTATCAGCATCACACTTTCCTCCCTTTTTTATGATCTCTAGGATCTCCTCAgttctccatgatttttcaaaaataattgtcaTTGGTTTGGTACATTCATTAACAATTCCCCTAACACTTTGGTATGCACATCACTTGGACTTGTtgatatgtatatatacacattttccGTGTATTCCTTTACCTATTTGTGTTTTACCAATTGCTACAGTATATTCACTAAGGTTTTAATAGGTATTAACTGCCCAGAgcaatttttttctgctgttaattacagatttttaaaaaaacttgttcACCCGTTATGGAACCATAATAATTTTTCACCCATTCCTCATACATTAGTGGATCTATTTTCTCTCTGGTGTATGTATTTCCCCTCAACACACTTGAGATTGAGCAAAGGcattctttgttccccttttgctACCATTAATACTGCTTTCTTTCTGCCTTATCTTCACCTGCAAAATTTAACTGAATATTCTTTgactccctccccctttctgttGCACACCAAATTTCTTTTAACCCTCGGTCCCTCAttgaaaaatgcaaacaaatgggGAATGACTGATTTCAAATGAATTCTAGTCTTCTGCACCTTAATTATGGCGTTTTTTAAGATACTTCAGTCTTCTTCCACATTCATGgattttaacatttcttttttcaCAATTCAGTAATATCCCAAAATTTGTTTCCTTGAAATATATTATTGCTAGTACTTGGAACCATTTTGTCACTGTATTGAATTCAAATAGCCTGTGGTCACTGCTTCCATGCCTCCTCCATAGTATGTTCAggttcttaaacaattccttcCTGTTGGTGAGCATATGTTGAAAATTATTAAGACTTGTAGaccaaatatgttttttttcttacAGAATCTTAGAAAAATGAAGTCAATCTTTTACCTGTGTTTTTTGATTGCTGGGATTCATGCTGATATACCTTGCCAACAGAATTCTAGCAACAACAGTCCTGAAAATTACCACGGTGGAAACAGAAACCAAGTAGGGCCAGCAAACGAAAATATGCTGGGTCATAAAGTAGGGAGAAGCATTTGTcagtttgcattttatttttataaggaGGCTTCTTCTCAGAGAAACAACAGGAATGTGATCTTTTCTCCCATAAGCATCTCCACTGCCTTTGCAATGCTGACCCTGGGTGCTAAATCAGAGACACTGCAACAGATTCTTAGAGTGTTCCACTTTAAACCAAATGAGATCCAGCAAAGAGAGATACATGAAGGTTTCTGTCAGCTCATGCAATCACTAAACCGCCAGAATGCTAACTTCCAGCTGGATATGGGGAATGTTCTGTTTGTGAAAGACCAGCTGAAACTGCAgcagcaatttttaaatgatctaAAAAACTTTTACAGTGGAGAAGCTTTCCCAGAAAACTTCAAGAATGTCAGACCAACTCAGCAGAAGATCAATAATTACATAGAGAAAAAAACACATGGGAAAATTATCAACCTACTCAATAATCTGGATCCAGTTACTGAAATTCTCCTTGTTAGTTATATTTACCTTAAAGGTAAGACAAAATCATAGGACTCTCGCCTCAGGTCATTTGGCTATCCTTGTGCCAACTCTAGGCTTCACCACTCCCTTTGGAGTACTATTTTTGGAGGGGGAATCACAACCTGCTTCACAATTGGCCTTTTATTCACAGTGTTAATTATGAATAGAGTTGGTCAACacattttcattgaaaataaTTTTCTGATTGAAAGTGTTGcctgtttttttaacaaaattttggtgattcccccaccccccattttctGATCAAAGCCAGAGCtgataaaaaaatagtaaaaaatatcattttttttccGATGGAAGGGTATGTAAAATATACATTCACGCAGGTACCAAATTCAGGAGAGCATCCCTGTTTAACAAAACACTTAATCATATACAtaggacccactgaagtcagtaggactcattgtttaagtgctttcctgaattggcaCCCTTGATAAATGCTATGAAAATTTCTGATAAGCAGGTTTAGAGTGCTGTTTGCAAAATGCTGTAAGATACCTAAACAACTTATTGAGTGGAAAATTCTTTATTCTGTCCCAGCAACAGCAAACAGCATAGAGGCAGGTATATAACAGAACTTCTGCTTCTCCTTAAAGCCCACCTCTTTGTAACTAAGATAACGGATTACACCTTTTATCAAATTCTGAAACCTGACCAGAGCCCCCAGTTGTGCCAGTGTTTGCACACGTGAGTCTCTTTACTCACATAAGTTGTCTTGACTTCTAAattttgaaattaattaaaaaaaaagaaaaatgtcagtgAAGTTTTTGGTTTGTAACCAGCTATTGAGCTGGTCAAAGTTTTTCAAATGTCAACCCACTCCTCAAAAAAACCATTTCCCCTTTGTTTTTCAATTACATCTATGCATTTGTGTAAATCTTTGAAGGATTAGCTGTAGAGTGGTAAAACTAGTTTGAATCTAGTTCAATTGATtcacttgaaaggctgccataaaaaagatggaataAAGTTGTTctgtcttgccacagagggcaggacaagaggcaatggattcAAAGTACTGtttagcagatttagattaaatctcaggaaatatTTCCTAACTGTAGAACAGTCGGACAATAGAACAGACTGCCTTGAAAGGGTGTGGAAGTttcttcactggagattttcaaaaggaggctggatagccatttgtcttggatggtttagatcggggtaggcaatctatggcatgcgtgctgaaggcggcacatgagctgattttcagtggcactcacactgcccaggtcctgggggctctgcattttaatttaattttaaattaagctttttatacattttaaaaaccttatttactttacatacaacaatagtttagttatatattacagacttatagaaagagaccttctaaaaacattacaatgttttactaaaaaaagaacaggagtacttgtggcaccttagagactaacaaatttattagagcataagctttcgtggactacagactaacacggctattactctgaaaaatgttttactggcactcaaaaccttaaattagagtgaataaatgaagacttggcacaccacttccgaaaggttgccgacccctggtttagacacaacaaatcctgcatcttggcagggggttagattagatgacccttaTGGACTCTTCTAACTCTATGATCCTATGTTTCTTTGATCTTCCACATCCATGTCCCTCTTCCTCACTCCATCAAGGAAGGCTAGTTTCTATCTGTCCCTCTCTAATTTCAAGATCTTTACTCATCTCCCAAATAGCATTTTCAAGACAGGCTTTTAGTTAGCATGTATCAGGCTTTCCTTCCAGTCTTAACAGTGGAccgaaaaaaaaaagtgtggattCTGTCCACCCTGAAAATGAAACCGCTATGGAAGTAAAAGTTACATAGATTTGAAGCCATAAGATTAGTACAATATCATACATTATAATAATAAGAGGaaaatattcactgaaaataATATAGGAATTAAAACCTTCTACATCGCACATATGAAGGTACAGCTGTCACATATGTTTTAAAATGGATATTTGTTTAAAAGTAGAGATGCCCCTAGCCACAATGTTCAATTCCATATCTGAATGAGTTCCCAGCACCCCCAGTATTTTGCGTGTGTAAATCCTGTCTTCCACTTTAAATCcctctctctttaaaatgtttgctaTGAGTGGATGATTATGCCCTGAGACAAACtgcatttctttttgattttaaaGAAATTGCAAAGAATTACACTTAAAATCCAAACTATTGCTGCTGTTGCTTCCACATGGAAAATGAGAATGGGCTAAAATGTTGAATGGTTCAGAGGCTGGGATTGGTTTGGAGAAGAATCTGAAATTTTAGAAACTTTTATAAAGTCTGACCTCACGTTTAATGGCTGTCCCATCCTCTGTACCATGTGATTATTCCCCCCGCAGTCCTGATGACTCTTCTCCCTTTTCCACAGTACATTGTAGCTTACATTGAGTTGTTGTCTGAGGATGGAGGTTTGGTGGCATTCTAACTTGCACTGTACTGAGGGTTTCACCGGATGATTTGCTATTCTTCTTGTTTGTCTTGGGGCTTAAATAGTGAGCatgttctttccccccccccccccccccccaaaaaaaaatcctgtcattTTATTTGGCCCATAGTCCAGTGAGGAATTATTGTCCAACCCACTGGAAAGGGCAAGCTCTGGGTTTCCTTTTGTCCCTGGAGCATTGTAAAGAATTGCAGAGGCAAGACCTCCTTGAAAAGTGCCCTGCTAAGAGGAAGAGTAGCACAGGCAGATCTGGATTTGGATGGAGGAAGAATTAATGAATGTCCCCAATATGCAGTCTGTCTGCCAAATTCTGACATCCTTACTCAGTTTTTAACCAAAGCTGTATATGAAACCAGTAGGAATTTTGTCCAAGTAAGCAGCAAGTAATAGCTGTCTGAGCATatcaggatctgggcctgtgaCTTATCAAAAAATGTTGTGACTCACTATGGAATTTCCCTAAAACATGACAAGGCAATACTTCTGGCCGTGTTAaagaagagtccaggggctctgaTCTGACAGTACAAAAATTGGAGACTTCTTTTAACAGACAGACTTACTCTAAAATTACATACATCATGTTTGTGGCTACACTGTTTATGGAGAAACTTACAGTCACAATGTAGTAATTTTCTCCTCTTTAAAGAATAATGCTTTGCATTTTATATCTTGAAAGCCCCATACAagcattaattaataataatgacacCCTTAAGTAGTATGTAACTATTATTATGCCAGTTTTATAGttgaggaaacaaagggtagagaTGAAATTATTTGCACAAGGCCTCAGAGTGACTCAGGGTTGGAGGagggattagaattcaagagGACTTTGTTCTCAGTCCAGGGTTTAATCAACTAGACCAATTTTACCCAGCAGGGTAATTGTGCTGCCCATGTACTTTAATTAAGAAGCAAAGTGTAACTTAGAgttagagctgatcagaaaatagGGATTGGTTTCTGCAGAACATTTTAATAACTTTCCCAACTTTTAATTGAAATATCaaataccaaaatattttggtgttcAGGGATTCAGTTTTTCCACAAAAGTTTCCCCAGAAAGCagcaatttttcataaaaaaggtTCTAGTCAAAATCCtgattttccatgaaaaatagaTGGAAAATTGTCGACAACCCCTACTTACTATATCCTCTGTTCTTCATGACATTTTGTATGATGGCAGACTGCATCGAAAAGCTTATAAATGCAGATTCATTGTCTCTGAATTAGGAAGAGCTGCTAAGGCTAGTAGTCATAAAGGAGCATTTCTGGATGAACTCTGAGGAATTTGCAatccaaatccagatctgaattttgggGTTTAGGATTAGaggtggtcaggaattttccatctgttttattttaaatggaaaatgcagttgctacaaaatcaaaaatttctgtgaaaaattttgattgtTGCCTaaattttttgatttttcatctgaaaaatctaaattaaatatttcattttgtgttgGGTTAACCTGaatcaaaaacattttggtttgtgaaaccaaatcaaaacatttcatttcagatcaATTGCACATTAATCTATGTTTGCCTGAGCTGCCACAGTGCCTGTGGGAgttgtagtccagccagggagcctagcccatagaggagaattggGACACAAGGCACCTGAACTATAGCTCCCATGAGACACTGCAGCAGCTCAAGGGACACAGATTAATTGTAGAACCATCATGAAAAGCAATATTTTGAGGTTCAACataccaaaatgaaacattttggttcaagaatactgaaacatttaattttgatcagaaatataaaaatgaaacatttcaacaattCTGAATCTAAATGTTTCAGAACTTTACATTCTGCTGTTTTTGTTATTTTGGCATTGTCTTGATTTGGCAAGAAAACATGCCAGTTTTTAACCAGCTTCACTTGGGACCATCTGTAGTTTGATGAGATTAGTCACTTCAGTAATTCAGTTAAACAAGATTTATTTCGAGCTAATGTAATTGAGGTATTTTTAAGGCTCCCATCACCATATATCTAGGCATTAACACACACTATTTTAGTATCATTAAGGACAGTGTCTGAGGTGGGACTAGAACTCAAGGTATCTTGCCTCTAATTACAAGAAAGGGGTGTATTTTTGGcactttatatatatatgcattaTACAAAGAAAAGGAAGCTATAGATATTAAGCATTATCTACTGGGAACATATAGCATTACAGTGAAAGCATATGAATGCATTCTAATGCTTTGTTTTCAGTCAttcagtactttctgaaaaatACATCAGTTGGGAAAGTCTAAGCAAAACTGATTAATAGATCAACTGTTTTTTAGTACACAGAGTTGGGAGGACAGGGAATAATTTATTTCCATATTACAAGAAACATCATTgcaatgttttgttgttttgtttgttaacaGCTCTATGGCTGCAGTGAATGAGGGTAAATAGTTGGATTTTGGCTTGGAATTTCTTCTCACTGAGAAGACACTTCTCTGAAAACACTTCGAGTGCTTCAGAAaagattggttttgttttgaccAAGCTattagcttttgaaaatcccatgttTTCTTCTTGCCCAGTACATTTTGCAAGAGGGTTTTCACCAAGAGGCATGAAAGCTGGAGTAAACATTTCCTGCCACCAC harbors:
- the LOC117876975 gene encoding alpha-1-antitrypsin-like isoform X2; amino-acid sequence: MGNLRKMKSIFYLCFLIAGIHADIPCQQNSSNNSPENYHGGNRNQVGPANENMLGHKVGRSICQFAFYFYKEASSQRNNRNVIFSPISISTAFAMLTLGAKSETLQQILRVFHFKPNEIQQREIHEGFCQLMQSLNRQNANFQLDMGNVLFVKDQLKLQQQFLNDLKNFYSGEAFPENFKNVRPTQQKINNYIEKKTHGKIINLLNNLDPVTEILLVSYIYLKATWNKTFNPKYTKDDDFFVDRNTVVKVPMMFRMGMCKHAYDDQLSSTVVQMDYKEESIKAYFILPDEGQMRKLENGLSCESLPKWRKLLSESSTNLYLPRFSIHGKFDLKQILYRMGIRNVFTNEADLSGITGRPRHRISEAIHQAMVNVDENGTEASAASTVEIVPMSTPTNIKFNRPFMMMIFSNDTILFMGKIMNPVEQ
- the LOC117876975 gene encoding alpha-1-antitrypsin-like isoform X3, with amino-acid sequence MKSIFYLCFLIAGIHADIPCQQNSSNNSPENYHGGNRNQVGPANENMLGHKVGRSICQFAFYFYKEASSQRNNRNVIFSPISISTAFAMLTLGAKSETLQQILRVFHFKPNEIQQREIHEGFCQLMQSLNRQNANFQLDMGNVLFVKDQLKLQQQFLNDLKNFYSGEAFPENFKNVRPTQQKINNYIEKKTHGKIINLLNNLDPVTEILLVSYIYLKATWNKTFNPKYTKDDDFFVDRNTVVKVPMMFRMGMCKHAYDDQLSSTVVQMDYKEESIKAYFILPDEGQMRKLENGLSCESLPKWRKLLSESSTNLYLPRFSIHGKFDLKQILYRMGIRNVFTNEADLSGITGRPRHRISEAIHQAMVNVDENGTEASAASTVEIVPMSTPTNIKFNRPFMMMIFSNDTILFMGKIMNPVEQ